Proteins encoded by one window of Paenibacillus sp. DCT19:
- a CDS encoding DUF1648 domain-containing protein gives MQLFILLPMILIFAPLAVVLSFTPYLTRETVSFGVTVSEYNYYTPILRKLRRTFATLSLIGYGVIMLVCLYLLPSANEESTAMITGVGTIMFIVYGAALSLSFHFRMKKIKATLPTGTSPQKVRIDTTFRQNKLTYSNYWFTIHIAIVAAIAIISLLNYEALPGMIPMKYDFQGNVTSSVPKTYLSVLAINLIQFGMIALMMFVNWSIKTSKQQLASSDPAQFAAKNIQFRRKWSLFSIITGLLLTILFAFIQINMFVPNQNLLLAVTLIIPVVIILGAVLLSLTGRQGGGNIRNHQEDNKRSKEQPVNDDQYWKLGFLYFNPNDPSFTVEKRYGIGWTINFARPTAWVLFLFIIAIVVVSIVMSQ, from the coding sequence ATGCAACTATTTATCTTATTACCGATGATTTTGATCTTTGCTCCATTAGCCGTCGTTCTCTCCTTTACACCATATTTGACAAGAGAGACCGTTAGCTTCGGGGTTACGGTAAGTGAGTATAACTATTACACGCCAATCTTGCGCAAGCTACGGCGTACTTTTGCTACATTAAGTTTGATTGGATATGGAGTTATTATGCTGGTCTGTCTGTATCTACTACCATCTGCAAATGAAGAGTCTACTGCGATGATCACTGGTGTTGGTACAATCATGTTCATTGTGTACGGGGCAGCACTAAGTTTGTCATTTCATTTCAGGATGAAAAAGATAAAGGCAACGCTGCCAACTGGAACGTCACCTCAAAAAGTAAGAATTGATACCACCTTCCGCCAAAATAAGCTTACCTATTCCAACTATTGGTTTACCATTCACATTGCTATTGTTGCAGCTATTGCTATCATTTCGTTGCTGAATTACGAGGCATTACCTGGCATGATACCAATGAAATACGATTTTCAAGGCAATGTCACTTCAAGTGTTCCCAAAACCTACTTATCCGTACTGGCTATTAATCTCATACAGTTTGGGATGATTGCGCTCATGATGTTTGTGAACTGGAGTATTAAAACAAGCAAGCAACAGCTTGCTTCGTCCGATCCTGCACAGTTTGCTGCTAAAAATATTCAATTCCGCCGTAAATGGTCTCTATTTTCGATCATAACAGGGTTACTTCTTACCATTTTATTTGCCTTCATCCAGATCAACATGTTTGTCCCTAATCAGAACTTGTTGTTAGCGGTTACCCTCATCATCCCTGTGGTGATTATTTTAGGCGCTGTATTGCTGTCTCTAACAGGCAGACAAGGCGGTGGGAACATTCGTAATCATCAAGAGGATAACAAACGATCCAAGGAGCAGCCTGTGAATGACGACCAATATTGGAAGCTTGGCTTCCTATATTTTAACCCCAATGATCCTTCTTTTACTGTAGAGAAAAGATATGGAATAGGATGGACGATTAACTTCGCTCGTCCAACAGCTTGGGTTCTGTTCTTATTCATCATTGCTATTGTTGTTGTAAGCATAGTTATGAGCCAATAG
- a CDS encoding ABC transporter permease — MVSFGNLLLNENMKIFRRARTWIMLSILALSALLLPLLLREGLGASDMPALEAAYTTVQIVFFLNTIFCVVIAAEAVAGEFTWGTIKLLLIRPWSRSKILLSKYLTVIGFSILSTLVVILLAWGMSSVLFTTDLETRNTGQTFTLWGYMYVDLFITLAIAFMVSSVFRSGALAIGLSLFIMFTQNIFTLIFNPTRYEWAKYVLFNNMDLSRYMNSGSVFDMIGGGVPEGMTLGFSIAVLAAYYVIFMVISWVVFSRRDVAG; from the coding sequence TTGGTTAGTTTCGGCAATCTGTTATTGAATGAAAATATGAAAATATTCCGTCGTGCACGAACCTGGATTATGCTCTCCATTTTGGCTTTGAGTGCGCTATTGCTGCCATTGTTGTTAAGAGAAGGCTTGGGGGCAAGCGATATGCCTGCCTTGGAAGCGGCCTATACAACCGTTCAGATCGTATTTTTTCTAAATACCATCTTCTGTGTGGTCATAGCTGCTGAAGCGGTAGCAGGTGAGTTTACCTGGGGAACGATCAAGCTGTTGCTAATTCGCCCATGGTCGCGGAGCAAAATTTTATTGTCCAAATATTTGACGGTCATTGGATTCAGCATTTTGAGTACGCTCGTTGTGATTCTTCTGGCCTGGGGCATGTCTTCTGTGCTGTTCACAACGGATCTTGAGACCAGAAACACAGGACAGACATTTACATTATGGGGCTATATGTACGTTGACTTGTTTATTACACTAGCAATTGCCTTCATGGTGTCCTCTGTCTTTCGTTCAGGAGCGCTGGCGATTGGGTTATCGCTATTTATTATGTTTACACAAAATATCTTTACATTGATTTTCAATCCAACGCGTTATGAATGGGCGAAGTATGTTCTGTTCAATAACATGGATCTTAGTAGATACATGAACTCAGGATCTGTCTTTGATATGATCGGCGGAGGCGTTCCAGAGGGCATGACTCTTGGTTTTTCCATTGCAGTGCTGGCTGCATACTATGTCATATTCATGGTTATATCGTGGGTTGTATTCAGCAGAAGAGATGTAGCAGGCTAA
- a CDS encoding lipopolysaccharide biosynthesis protein — protein MSQLALPKLLKGNGLLQTIVHTSGTNVIIMVFTTITSIITSRMFGVEGKGAFSAILFWPTFLIGLVSWGLPTSIIYNLKREAAEKSAEYLRLSFMVQIPISFILGTIAWLFMPTWMADYPADVNAIARWFTVTSIPVLILINLLSALSQSRDRFQVYNGIRLYNPVLKVVVMVSLWLLGAMSIGIASFVSLASSVVVVAWAAYTLRGSLKFKWFRQRIDRKAAKNLFGYGGRVFGVELLGTLYTQFDKIIILALLTPRDFGLYSVVFALSRIYNAVQNAISSVVFPKVTGLPQDQVIRTVGRAFRLSLMIMTIVVLPTMFIGNWLMGVLFGKEFLEASQAFYILAFECIIGGGSWILASAFNALGRPGLVMIRQLIALSVTIGLFFVFTPLWGLNGIAFALLIGSIVRMLVTVAAMKFAFKVKFSSMFFDKKDLAFLYERLNKKRRVTQGGDGDAG, from the coding sequence ATGTCACAACTCGCACTCCCTAAACTCTTAAAAGGCAATGGTTTGTTACAGACGATTGTTCATACCAGTGGAACCAACGTCATTATTATGGTCTTCACCACCATTACATCCATTATCACTTCAAGGATGTTCGGCGTTGAAGGTAAGGGCGCCTTCTCAGCGATCCTGTTCTGGCCGACATTTCTCATCGGTCTGGTAAGCTGGGGGCTGCCAACCTCCATTATCTATAACCTGAAACGTGAAGCTGCGGAGAAAAGCGCCGAGTATTTGCGGCTGAGCTTCATGGTTCAGATTCCGATCAGCTTCATTCTCGGAACGATTGCCTGGCTATTCATGCCTACGTGGATGGCGGATTATCCCGCAGACGTGAACGCGATTGCCCGCTGGTTTACGGTGACCAGTATTCCCGTGCTGATCCTGATCAATTTACTATCTGCACTATCACAGAGTCGTGACAGATTCCAAGTGTATAACGGGATTCGCTTATATAACCCTGTGTTGAAAGTGGTTGTCATGGTTTCATTATGGTTGCTTGGTGCAATGAGCATTGGCATCGCATCATTTGTATCCTTGGCAAGCTCTGTCGTTGTGGTTGCATGGGCAGCCTATACGCTCAGAGGCAGTTTGAAGTTTAAGTGGTTTCGACAGAGGATCGATCGGAAGGCAGCCAAAAACCTGTTTGGTTACGGAGGTCGCGTGTTCGGGGTGGAGCTTCTGGGTACCTTGTATACACAGTTTGACAAGATTATTATATTGGCCCTACTTACGCCGAGAGATTTTGGACTCTATTCGGTCGTTTTTGCGTTGTCCCGTATCTACAATGCGGTGCAAAACGCGATAAGCAGCGTTGTGTTCCCCAAGGTCACCGGATTACCACAGGATCAGGTGATTCGTACGGTTGGGCGAGCGTTCCGGCTTTCCTTGATGATCATGACCATTGTTGTTCTGCCAACGATGTTCATTGGCAACTGGCTAATGGGCGTTTTGTTTGGGAAGGAGTTTTTGGAAGCGAGTCAGGCATTTTATATTTTGGCGTTTGAATGCATTATTGGCGGTGGTTCGTGGATCCTTGCTTCTGCATTCAATGCTTTGGGCAGACCGGGACTGGTGATGATTAGACAGCTGATTGCGTTGTCTGTCACGATCGGTTTATTTTTTGTATTCACACCTTTATGGGGGCTCAATGGTATTGCGTTCGCTCTCCTTATCGGTTCGATCGTACGGATGCTGGTTACCGTTGCAGCGATGAAGTTTGCATTTAAAGTGAAGTTCAGCAGCATGTTTTTTGACAAAAAAGATTTGGCTTTCCTATATGAACGGTTGAACAAAAAAAGAAGAGTCACCCAAGGAGGAGATGGAGATGCTGGCTAA
- a CDS encoding GntR family transcriptional regulator: MIIQLDMQSELPIYTQLVNQIIEGIASGELQLGEALPSVRNLAADIGVNLHTVNKAYTLLKQDGYIQVHRQKGVVVNPNGMPDLTDEFLNKQHSELRPIIAEAICRSMSMEQLLEVLAKIYDDVKEGRNEE; the protein is encoded by the coding sequence TTGATTATTCAACTTGATATGCAGTCTGAACTCCCCATTTATACACAACTGGTTAATCAGATTATCGAAGGGATTGCTAGTGGGGAGTTGCAGCTAGGTGAGGCTCTACCTTCAGTTCGGAATTTGGCAGCAGATATCGGTGTTAATCTTCATACCGTCAATAAGGCGTATACGTTACTCAAGCAAGACGGGTACATTCAAGTACATAGACAAAAGGGAGTTGTAGTAAACCCTAATGGAATGCCTGATTTAACGGATGAATTTCTGAATAAGCAACATAGTGAATTAAGACCGATTATTGCCGAAGCCATCTGCCGAAGTATGAGTATGGAACAGCTATTAGAGGTGCTAGCCAAAATCTATGATGATGTAAAAGAGGGTCGCAACGAAGAATAA
- a CDS encoding polysaccharide pyruvyl transferase family protein, which produces MLANPNIHPMEELKRHLRQILDVIPPQSEIFYIDYPVYNNGGDLLIMKGTEAFFKDNDIRVLQRYSVWDVPFPLNIPKHAIIVMQGGGNFGDLYPVHQKMREKIIAGHPKNRIVILPQTIFFKSDIELKKTAKVLNFHKDLHFYVRDQTTYELAQKEFNQTSVYLCPDMAHQLWPIQPKGKAVLDRLFFFREDIEKNKEQLKYESAAKGDGAFLDWNTLYNRVDRKIIRMVTSNLKSRNTFLPIQWFWSKYSDYMVHKAIRNFSKYKNVTTSRLHGHILACLLDQPNVLLDNSYGKNSNYYWAWTRNNPKGILESGQTDTYSKSVDKTKANGSVALSDGTAL; this is translated from the coding sequence ATGCTGGCTAATCCCAACATTCACCCGATGGAAGAGTTGAAGCGACATTTAAGGCAGATTCTAGATGTCATCCCACCACAATCGGAAATATTTTATATCGACTATCCTGTGTACAACAATGGTGGGGATCTGCTCATTATGAAAGGCACGGAGGCCTTCTTCAAAGATAACGATATTCGTGTTCTCCAGAGGTACAGTGTATGGGATGTTCCTTTTCCGCTCAATATTCCTAAACATGCCATCATTGTGATGCAGGGTGGTGGGAATTTTGGGGACTTATATCCTGTTCATCAGAAGATGAGAGAGAAGATTATTGCAGGCCATCCGAAGAATCGCATTGTCATATTGCCGCAGACGATTTTTTTCAAAAGCGATATTGAGCTGAAAAAGACAGCAAAAGTGCTTAACTTTCATAAAGATCTACATTTCTATGTTAGAGATCAGACTACCTATGAGCTGGCTCAGAAGGAATTTAACCAGACGAGTGTATATCTCTGCCCGGATATGGCGCATCAACTCTGGCCGATTCAGCCCAAAGGTAAGGCCGTTCTGGATCGACTGTTCTTTTTCAGGGAGGATATTGAGAAGAACAAGGAACAGCTCAAATATGAATCAGCCGCTAAAGGGGATGGAGCATTTTTGGATTGGAACACATTGTACAACCGGGTGGATCGCAAAATTATCCGCATGGTGACATCCAATCTGAAGTCTCGCAATACCTTCTTGCCTATTCAATGGTTCTGGTCGAAGTATTCCGACTATATGGTACATAAGGCTATCAGAAACTTCTCGAAATACAAAAATGTGACGACCTCCAGGTTGCATGGGCATATTCTGGCATGTTTGCTCGATCAACCGAACGTGTTGTTAGATAACTCGTATGGCAAAAACTCCAACTACTATTGGGCATGGACACGCAACAATCCCAAGGGCATATTGGAGTCGGGTCAGACGGACACGTATAGCAAATCGGTGGATAAAACCAAAGCTAACGGATCAGTTGCGTTGTCCGATGGTACAGCGTTATGA
- a CDS encoding VanZ family protein: MITILVEEGSRRRRHHHKRRKWGYVLTALIIVSWILFIWSMSAQSYQEQTIQPWLHQWSGNIQWLLTLPDIQFTYGEHHYSLNQRPLDFAEFVFRKSAHVFVYAVLGVLVYCGMRYLRKRTITSVGIALVVVTVIAAVDEYIQHFNPSRTASIRDVGVDLIGGFCGVMLWIASVALYRKLRSRRIRKRSER, encoded by the coding sequence GTGATTACAATATTAGTAGAGGAGGGTTCACGGCGGAGGCGACATCATCATAAGCGTAGGAAATGGGGATACGTGCTTACCGCGCTTATAATCGTCTCATGGATTTTGTTCATCTGGTCAATGTCGGCGCAGTCGTATCAGGAGCAGACGATTCAGCCGTGGCTGCATCAATGGTCTGGGAACATTCAATGGCTGTTAACATTGCCTGATATCCAGTTCACCTATGGCGAGCATCATTATTCGCTCAATCAACGACCCTTAGACTTTGCCGAGTTTGTATTCCGCAAAAGTGCGCATGTATTCGTGTATGCCGTACTGGGTGTACTTGTTTACTGCGGGATGCGTTATCTAAGAAAAAGAACCATAACCAGTGTTGGGATTGCACTGGTTGTGGTTACTGTCATTGCCGCAGTGGATGAATACATTCAGCATTTCAATCCGAGCCGGACAGCTTCTATTCGAGATGTGGGCGTGGATCTGATTGGTGGTTTCTGCGGTGTGATGTTATGGATCGCAAGCGTAGCGCTCTATCGGAAATTAAGATCAAGGCGTATACGTAAGCGTTCTGAGCGGTAG
- a CDS encoding sugar phosphate nucleotidyltransferase → MRSILLSGGSGKRLWPLSNDSRSKQFLKVLRNPEGSPESMVQRVWRQLGQAGLASEALVATSLPQVEILTAQLGEDVKLIVEPERRDTFPAIALAASYLYSVESVSLHETIAVLPVDPFVEKEFFDVLATLPDLLEKSGADLALMGVVPTYPSEKYGYIIPEHTSSESKESNRSSKFYDDEPDRYVNVAKFQEKPCESDAAAMIEQAALWNCGVFAFKLGYLINLLIDMELPIQYDEMLKQYGRLHKISFDYQVVEQASHIIAVPYDGYWKDLGTWNTLTEEMNAPIVGKGWITADSTNTHLINELNIPVAILGLSDIVVAVSPDGILVSDKDASPRIKEIVKHEDQRPMYEERRWGCYRVLDYTRNEGGDEVLTKRICISPERNLSYQYHRLRNEVWTVVSGTGELILDGVSRMIRQGDTVIIDRGMLHSVKAFSELEIIEVQIGSQLIEEDIVRVATQWQDIVKTYVKHA, encoded by the coding sequence ATGAGAAGCATTCTATTATCTGGTGGATCAGGCAAACGACTCTGGCCATTGTCCAATGACTCCAGATCGAAGCAATTTTTGAAAGTTCTACGTAATCCCGAAGGCAGCCCGGAATCCATGGTACAGCGGGTTTGGCGGCAGCTCGGTCAAGCTGGACTTGCGTCTGAAGCGCTTGTAGCCACAAGTTTACCCCAAGTTGAGATTCTGACTGCACAGCTTGGTGAAGACGTGAAGCTGATCGTTGAGCCTGAGCGTAGAGATACGTTCCCAGCGATCGCGCTTGCGGCTTCATATCTGTATTCGGTGGAAAGTGTGAGTCTACATGAGACGATTGCCGTACTGCCCGTTGATCCATTTGTGGAAAAAGAGTTCTTCGATGTGCTGGCAACCTTGCCAGATCTGCTCGAAAAGTCGGGTGCGGATCTGGCGCTGATGGGTGTGGTGCCAACCTATCCTTCAGAGAAGTATGGCTATATTATTCCGGAGCATACGTCCTCTGAGAGTAAGGAGTCCAACCGCAGTAGCAAGTTCTACGATGATGAGCCAGATCGTTACGTTAACGTAGCCAAGTTCCAAGAGAAACCCTGCGAATCCGATGCAGCCGCCATGATTGAACAGGCTGCCTTATGGAATTGCGGGGTTTTTGCGTTCAAATTAGGTTATCTCATCAACCTGCTCATTGATATGGAGCTGCCTATTCAATACGACGAGATGCTGAAGCAGTACGGACGACTACACAAAATTAGCTTCGATTACCAGGTTGTCGAGCAGGCAAGCCACATTATTGCTGTGCCCTACGATGGCTACTGGAAAGACCTTGGAACATGGAACACGCTCACAGAGGAGATGAATGCTCCAATTGTGGGCAAGGGATGGATTACTGCAGATTCAACCAATACCCATCTCATCAATGAATTGAATATTCCGGTGGCTATCCTCGGTCTTTCCGACATTGTGGTCGCGGTCAGCCCGGATGGCATTTTAGTCAGTGACAAGGATGCAAGTCCGCGGATTAAGGAAATCGTGAAGCATGAGGATCAGCGCCCAATGTATGAGGAACGTAGATGGGGCTGTTACCGCGTGCTTGATTATACAAGGAATGAAGGCGGTGACGAGGTCTTAACCAAACGCATCTGCATCAGTCCTGAGCGCAATCTGAGTTATCAATATCACCGACTGCGCAATGAAGTATGGACAGTGGTATCTGGAACAGGCGAACTCATTCTGGACGGTGTGAGTCGAATGATCCGTCAGGGGGATACGGTCATTATTGATCGAGGAATGCTGCACTCCGTCAAAGCTTTCTCGGAGCTGGAGATTATCGAGGTTCAGATCGGTAGCCAATTGATCGAGGAAGACATTGTTCGAGTGGCTACACAGTGGCAGGACATCGTGAAAACGTATGTTAAGCATGCCTAA
- a CDS encoding LCP family protein, with protein sequence MKLKRGIQISLAIVFLMIAIVLGYAVYLYLNVKSAANDIYEPREPVKEVSIVDNRGGGRFPIDLENEEPFNALILGVDTRANDRGRSDTMIVLSVNPAEKSVLMFNIPRDTRTSIVGRGTEDKINHAYAFGGVNMSVQTVEQFLGVPMDYYLKVDMEGFARVIDLVGGVDVENPFAFEYEGYQFDKGTIHLDGASALGFSRMRYDDPKGDLGRNDRQREIIKQVLKSTVQVSTVFQLESLLGEVSEHVKTDVSFDEMKSMLTKYRNVLEHVESVEIKGTGKKIDGVYYYMVEQSEKDRIHQLIKEHSG encoded by the coding sequence ATGAAACTCAAACGGGGAATCCAGATTTCGTTAGCAATTGTGTTTCTCATGATAGCGATTGTGCTCGGTTATGCAGTCTATCTGTATCTTAACGTTAAATCGGCTGCAAACGACATCTATGAGCCCCGGGAACCGGTCAAAGAGGTATCTATCGTAGATAACAGGGGAGGCGGCAGATTTCCCATTGATCTGGAGAACGAGGAACCGTTTAATGCCCTTATTCTAGGTGTTGATACACGTGCCAATGATCGTGGACGCTCTGACACCATGATTGTGCTCAGTGTCAATCCAGCTGAAAAATCCGTACTCATGTTTAATATTCCCCGCGATACTCGCACGAGCATCGTGGGGCGTGGAACCGAGGACAAAATCAACCATGCCTATGCTTTTGGCGGGGTAAATATGTCTGTGCAGACCGTCGAGCAATTTCTCGGTGTACCGATGGACTATTACTTGAAGGTGGACATGGAAGGGTTTGCGCGAGTCATTGATTTGGTTGGTGGTGTAGATGTGGAGAATCCATTTGCTTTTGAATATGAGGGTTACCAATTCGACAAAGGTACGATTCACCTGGATGGTGCGAGCGCATTAGGTTTCTCTCGTATGCGTTATGATGACCCGAAGGGTGACCTGGGACGTAATGACCGGCAACGGGAAATTATTAAGCAGGTGTTGAAAAGCACGGTGCAAGTCTCCACGGTATTTCAGTTGGAATCACTTCTTGGAGAAGTGAGCGAGCATGTCAAAACAGATGTTTCATTTGATGAGATGAAGTCCATGCTCACCAAATATCGTAACGTTCTGGAGCATGTCGAATCGGTTGAAATTAAGGGCACAGGTAAAAAAATAGACGGAGTATATTACTATATGGTGGAACAGTCTGAAAAGGATCGTATACATCAGCTGATCAAAGAACACTCCGGGTAA
- a CDS encoding ABC transporter ATP-binding protein, whose translation MQNEPVVRLQGVSKIISSRSLVSDLTLDISPGQVFGFLGPNGAGKTTTIRMMVGLMSISKGDILISGHSVKTEFEKAIAEVGAIVENPEMYKFLTGYQNLVHFARMSPGITKERIAETIERVGLTARIHDKVKTYSLGMRQRLGVAQAILHKPKLLVLDEPTNGLDPQGIRELRDYLRQLTREEGITVFVSSHLLSEMELMCDTVAIIQNGKLIDVRNLRQEAGADALIEVAFEVNDAQRAAELIPGATIQGSNIVVSVSREQIPELNARLVNEGFQVYGIRNVTHTLEDQFLQMTGGGGIG comes from the coding sequence ATGCAGAATGAACCAGTCGTCCGTCTTCAGGGCGTCAGTAAAATTATCTCTTCCCGATCGTTGGTCAGCGACCTGACTCTGGATATTTCTCCGGGGCAGGTTTTTGGTTTTTTAGGACCAAACGGGGCAGGTAAAACAACGACAATCCGAATGATGGTTGGACTTATGTCGATTAGTAAGGGAGATATCTTGATCTCCGGGCATAGTGTGAAAACGGAGTTTGAGAAGGCTATCGCAGAGGTTGGTGCGATTGTAGAGAATCCTGAAATGTACAAATTCCTCACAGGGTATCAGAATCTTGTCCATTTTGCCCGCATGTCACCCGGTATTACGAAGGAGCGCATAGCGGAGACCATTGAGCGGGTTGGGCTCACCGCACGGATTCACGATAAGGTGAAGACGTACTCGCTTGGAATGCGTCAACGCTTAGGGGTCGCCCAAGCCATATTACATAAACCGAAGCTGCTCGTATTGGATGAACCTACGAACGGATTAGATCCACAAGGGATTCGGGAACTGAGAGATTATCTACGTCAGCTCACGCGAGAAGAAGGAATTACCGTGTTTGTATCCAGCCACTTATTATCAGAGATGGAGCTTATGTGTGATACGGTGGCCATTATTCAGAACGGTAAGCTGATCGATGTGCGAAATCTGAGACAAGAAGCGGGAGCGGATGCTCTGATCGAAGTGGCCTTCGAGGTTAATGATGCACAGCGTGCCGCTGAACTCATTCCAGGAGCTACTATTCAGGGCAGTAACATCGTTGTTAGCGTATCTCGGGAACAGATTCCAGAGCTGAACGCCAGATTAGTAAATGAAGGGTTTCAGGTTTATGGTATCCGTAACGTTACCCATACCTTAGAAGATCAATTTTTGCAAATGACTGGGGGCGGAGGTATTGGTTAG
- a CDS encoding AI-2E family transporter, with translation MHSHYFAAAHRVFGDKVNFIFRPLTSLIHIIIIPLLIAGFFYYLLRPLVDYMERHKMNRALSVIIIYVVIALILAGFSVLVWPSLREQLWNFIENTPDLISSLTNQLTELEQNGFLSRYLPEDSDLVSRLSDFLSQGITQVSDYVAGLFSVVSNLVIILATFPIMLYYMLKEGSKFGTNLTLLLPRHYRKDGEETVHEIDDALSNYIVGRVIVNVALGILMYIGFLILGLPYALLLTMVSIILNFIPYVGAILAAIPVVIVGFIESPSMAIWSLVIIVIAQQIQDNLVSPYVYGKKLDIHPLTTVILLLVGADLGNILGMIIVIPLYMILKIIVRKIHYRIVEDKTEPVE, from the coding sequence ATGCACAGCCATTATTTTGCTGCTGCTCATCGTGTATTTGGGGATAAAGTAAACTTTATTTTCCGTCCGCTAACCTCATTGATTCATATCATCATTATTCCATTACTGATTGCAGGATTTTTCTATTATCTGCTGCGTCCACTCGTCGATTATATGGAGCGGCACAAAATGAATCGAGCGCTGTCCGTCATCATTATCTATGTAGTGATTGCTCTGATTCTTGCAGGCTTCAGCGTCTTAGTCTGGCCGTCTCTGCGAGAGCAGCTGTGGAATTTCATTGAGAACACACCAGACTTGATTAGTTCACTCACCAATCAGCTCACGGAACTAGAGCAGAATGGTTTCCTTTCCAGGTATCTGCCTGAAGATTCCGATCTGGTCTCACGTTTGTCTGATTTCTTAAGTCAAGGGATAACTCAAGTCAGTGATTATGTCGCTGGATTATTCTCGGTTGTATCCAATCTCGTCATTATTCTCGCAACGTTTCCCATCATGCTGTATTACATGCTCAAAGAGGGCAGTAAGTTTGGCACGAATCTGACGTTGTTATTGCCAAGACATTACCGTAAGGACGGGGAAGAGACAGTTCATGAGATTGATGATGCATTAAGTAATTATATTGTGGGGCGTGTCATTGTGAACGTGGCACTTGGTATTCTGATGTATATCGGGTTCCTTATCTTAGGTTTGCCTTACGCACTGTTACTGACCATGGTATCCATCATTTTGAACTTTATCCCGTATGTTGGTGCAATTCTGGCAGCTATTCCGGTTGTCATCGTTGGTTTTATTGAATCACCATCCATGGCGATCTGGTCGCTGGTTATTATTGTTATTGCACAGCAAATACAGGATAATCTCGTCTCCCCGTATGTGTATGGGAAGAAGTTGGATATTCATCCGCTAACGACAGTTATACTGCTTCTTGTAGGTGCAGACTTGGGGAATATTCTCGGGATGATTATCGTTATTCCGTTATACATGATTCTTAAGATTATTGTTCGTAAAATTCATTATCGGATTGTGGAAGATAAGACAGAGCCTGTGGAGTGA